catgcactggaccatgaatatgccacccaaATGACCTGCCTCCTAAATGAGACTGTTTATATGATAACCATTCGTCTACGAActtgcgccacgaaccagctgaCAAATCAAAGTGAAATTTACTTGACTTATAATTAAAAGAAGTCAGCTGATATGTTATGTAGCAAGTTAACATATTAATGGTACAGTATATGGCTACCTACCATGTTGTCTTGCTACATCAGTTGGCCAAGCCAGTAGgtcttcaaagtatcatggtaaagttttcaaacatttcactgactgctagtcaggctctctgtggccaccttgtctatctgtagcctaaattgaggaagaattgctggtctaaaaataaataaaaataataataaaaaaaaaacacctgtgATGGGGAGGATTGAACCCCATGTCGACTGCATGAAATAGCAATGTGTAAGCATtaacctgttgcgccacaggagAAGCATCAGTTTACGAATTGAGAAATAAACTAtccatgtttacatgtcagcaACATTAACATTAATAGCCTATAAGCCTAAGAGTTTTGACTCTCCCTGTGTGCAAATTTTGCgtaaaatatggacacgttATAGACTTCTCCTGCCCATTGCAGTGTGCGTTTCAAGgcctgtgtttcatgaactgaattttTAAAAGAATAGTCTGGACAAAAGGATACACAATTaggcaacacatttttatttgatttatttgctgGCGTTCATGTGCCTTTACAGACACTTCAGGTAGGGGCGGCCACAGCCTAACATCAGTGAAATGTTTGTAAAACCAGTGTTCCcacaggtcatggaatttctggaatatcatggaattttagaaagtcTGTTCCAGatatggaaagtcagggaattttatgaTTTTTGggacaaagtcatggaatatcagggaattttgatgtagcagtttaaaatgtacaaaatacattaatacaaatatatttccacacagaattggtgtgtatctggttattagctttacgtCTTGGTTGAGTAGCCCAACTGGGTTTATTCAATGCCTATTTATTCATCTCctgctctaaaaaagtaaacgATTTTTGACTGCTATGtgggtgctctgaaatcattggttgGTATATTGTACTATTCATtaagtaagtcatggaaattctgtttttttttgtcagggaaaagtcatggagttttacatttgacttagagtgggaaccctgtaaaacttaaccatgattCTTTCAAGGCctactaaatggcttgggcaacggtagcatgataacatggtagcagaaaagtttggattggcggGAAACAacaacgcttgcctacaaagtagtctccggttctgctcccacctacttgaatgccctcatacagacatatgcTACCTCCAGACCATTGCGATCCTCAGACGAaagacgtctagctctaccaccggtacactcaggccaatccaaacttttctcatctgttgttccacgttggtggaacacactgccagctcctacaagggcagggacatcccattttcaaaaaactcctgaagacccagaacatctcctctcatagcaccacttacaacaagtgttgttgatcctagcacttacaacccgtcttgaactgacactcaactctttaaaaacagcactcactgatgcacttattcttaaattgttgagagaattgctttaaaacgtaactgttaccatgttgttagtcgctttggttaaaaatgcgtcagccaagtgaatgtaatgtaatgtaatgtataacATTcatcgcaacaatggaatcaacaaCAAGCTAATTGTCCATGCTTTCGCTGTcaaagaaagttgtacaacaaactgaacaattCAGCTTCTTTTTCCTTTCCAAAGTTTCCTTGGCGTGCtgtaaaggcatgactatttcctatagtggcaaccagggacaggacacctcggcggccgttatcccttacatatccaaggaattaccagtgcatgaaaatgcaaaaatatgtgatgtaaaatatcatgtatagtttaaaacagataatgcagAGATAGTTATagagagttctgtatgagttccAATTTGTTTATATGCTTTTTTTGGGAGACCAGTAAAAAGtacattgcagtagtctaatcTACTAGTGATAAAGGCTTGGATTAATTTCtttgcatcttgttgagttaaaaaggccgcactttggcagTGTTTCTCAGGTGAAAATGAGCTGTTTGGGTAACTTTactaagggcctgtccacacggagacgctttttaggttaaacgcagaggttttgctttgtCTTGGGCGAGCGTCCAAacaaatcctgtaaacgcacagcctgaaaccgcacttttctgaaacctggtcccagagtggagaaatctgaaaccgtagcccgtttgagttcgtttagacagcgaaaccgcacatcctgcttgcgtatcgatgatgtcatcgccacacctcagctgccctggacttgcacttatagtattgcctaacaatactagttttcatacatgacattacctacgatcacactccgttaagataaatatcacaactgatgctgtgcagcgccgatagcttatgacttggtggactgaacactgtttttcccggtgttttttatgcattctagctactgtcagtgacgcgagagaacttaagttattaggaaagtgcagtgtaagtttaggctacattaatttgtgcgtagtgccagtgtcattcatttattttacatgtcttacaacatatatacatgcattcacagtcgagtgaaatcagatataagcatacaaagacgcttagaactcacgttaagccgatgcatggtagcacactgaatgcaaatgcacgatttgatgcaggcaaaagtattgactgctaacgaaggttttatggcaatattataaatgtggcgacagaatagcctagaacttgggtaagccttgcgtttagtatcctaattgcggtgatagccaaaactaatgtgaatcacggactatcctacaaccaaagaaagtaaaggtgattagtaggcctacctggtacagttgacagttcaccatcagtccacacaaacaattctggtttccttgcactagccatttcaccctgtctgtttttaaagcgcaagttttgcaagttttggtgaatttctgtaaagacacagtgccacctataggcctggggtatgaagtaacgtgttgagatggatccgtttggactcaaatattcttgatacggttccagggaagacggaggaaaaaaagatcggtttggtacgtgtggactaggcctaataTGGGGCTTGAAGCTTATCTCTGtatctaagatgacacctagGCTTGTTACTTTCTCACTTTgattttggtccaaccaaaaatACCTGTTTTATTGTGATTTAGCTTTAGAAAATTGTTGGTCATACACTGACTAATGAAGGCTAAGCATGCGATAAGGGAgtaaaggccatctgggtttgtTGGTTacacagaaaaatatatttgGGTATTGTCTgcatagctgtggaagtttatattatgctgacttatgatgtTTCCTAACGGAAGCATTTGTAGGGAAAAAAGCAAAGGACCAAGACGGCTCCAGTAATATAGGTTTCAAACTAGTTTAAAACATTATCAGAGACcaacccacttcgcaaggcggtgttatgatcaatggtgttgaatgctgcaCTCAAATGTAGAAGAATAAGGATTAAGACTTTGTTGCTAACTAACTATTAACTATGAACTTGCAACATGAGATCTACTATGAGATCATTAACTATGCCATTTATTGTGAAGCAGATTCAGTTCCTAAGCCTAATTGTAATATGTCTGtacttttctctctgttttccacTACTAGGTATTGGAGAAGAGCACTGGGCCTGCAGGTGGCCCATGCAGAATATAAGGGTTACCAGTTCTGCTACTCCCACCGGGGGAAACCTGGGAACCGCCCCTCTATCCTCATGCTTCATGGGTTTTCTGCCCATAAAGACATGTGGCTGTCTGTGGTTAAGGTAAAAAGTAGGTCTATATTACGGACTTATTCTAATGTTGTGTCtcctattatattattatatgtgcTACCGTGGAGTCTGTAGGGGTCAATCCCCATGAATTCCCCAGATAGAGTGACAGAAATGCATGAGTGCTAGATAGGGTTGAAATGTTGGTTGGACTGAATTTCCGATTGAATAGTGCAACTTCTCTGAAGCTCTTGTGACCATCGGAAAACAGACTGGCCTAGTTGGTTCACTGTTGTCCATTAAGAAGTGTGATTAAAGTGTATACACTAAGACTGAATTTCAAATGAATATCATAATATTGGACATTTCATAAATGTACTGCCTGTTTTTGTCATCTTTGCAGTTTCTCCAAAAGAATGTACACATTATTTGTGTGGACATGCCAGGCCATGGGGGTACTACACGCACAAGTGCTGTAGACTACTCCATTGAGGGTCAGGTCAAGAGGATACGCCAGGTAGGCTGTGCTGGGTAAACGTTGAGCCCTCTGATAAGGCAGGACAGGATAGGACCAATGAGTACTAAAGTACTACTAAATGAGTAGTTTCttagtttttcttttcttttcatttcttatacatttcTACAGCTATTATATCTAAGGCAGTGACATATAACCGGATATAAAAGTTTTAATAACTCCAGCAGTTGTTGGCcataaaagtttttttcacaccttttttaaacttttttcacaaaggcttttttgGTACCAATATGGCAAACACCCAGAGTACATGGGTATGCTAAGAgaactgttgtgtgtgtatttaatgaAGCCCTTATGTCTAGTTTGTAGAGAGCACTGACTTAAACAAGAAGCCCTTCCACCTGGTGGGCACGTCCATGGGGGGTAATGTGGCTGGTGTGTATGCTGCCCGCTTCCCTGCCGACCTCTGCAGTCTGACTCTCATCTGTCCAGCAGGTCTTTCAGTTCAAATGATGTGTGCCCACTAACTGTATCCACATGTTCACATTCATTATTCACTGTATAGAATATACTGTGTTAGCTGCCCCCACTGTGAGTCCTGCATGTGTGCCAACACAGGTTCACAATATCCTCTGCAGTATTTACAGATGCAAATATATGTgtagaaagtgaaagtatatTTAATGTACACTATGAGATCTATGAAATGTAATTTTGATAGAAGCCTACTGTAAAACGTTTTGCAGTCACCTGCCACTTCTCAGCGCTTCTTCAGTAAGAGAAAGGGAGCACTCTTATCTCTACAACTGGACACATAGTGGGTCTGTCATTGCtaaaaaaatgaatatgaaATGCCAATAGCTCCATCATTGACTGACTTTACTGTGTTTAGTGGGTCAGTTGTTATATGTGATATTGTTGTATGTTGTTGCTTCAGAATTCAGAGAGTAAAACAGCATTACTGAAATAGCATTAGTATAGTGTGTTTTAGCTTGTATTTTCTATTGATTATTAATACTTTTATTGATTATTATAACCTAGGCGACTGGATCATTCAGATAGGTAGCTAATACCACTGTTGGAAATCTATGGGGCTTTGTGTGAAAAAAATGCTTTACTAATTCTATTGCCGGGTCTCTAATAATCTCTTGGCGTGTTTAGTGATTCAAGCAAATGAAGGTGTGGATGTTTGTTGGAGGTTGCATTGTGCATGGACTGTTAAATAACACTTATCCTCCCCTGTTCTGTGGAATACTCAGGTCTGAAATATCCTACGGAGAGTAATTTTGTGAAAAGCCTAAGGGAGCTGGAGAAGACACAGGACACCCAGAGTATCCCACTCATCCCCTCCACTActgaagagatggaggagatgcTCAAGCTGTGCTCCTTTGTTCGATTCAAGATACCTCAGCAGGTACTGTGCCTGCGTTTTCTCTACACAGTCCATTTGTATTATTTCTTGTGATTGTAGTTTTGTCCAACTTAGCTTTGATAAGCGATCGGTGACAAAATGTAATTGCATCCAGATAGTTTCAATGTATTTGACCTTTCTTAATTTTGTCTGCATTCCCTAGTATACTACACACGTTTTTTAAGTTCTGGACTTTCCTTTTTGGAAAAATGATGTCCGCTTTGTTGACCAGTGGTCGTAACTCTGCCATGCACGGTTTATACTGAGATACAACCTCACTCTTGCTTATTGTCAAAGACATTTAATACTCTATGATGGCATTACAACAAAACAGTATAGTTCATGTATATTTTTCTAGATATTTTTCTATATACCTTTAGTTTTTATATTTAGGCTGTATACTTTGTCAGTCTTTATAGTTGATTTTATAGTATATGATGCCAGGTTTAAGGAAACTTCATGATATAATTTTGAAGTTATTTTGTAGTTATTTTTTTGTGGGTTTTAATTTTGTAGACATACTTGCAAATAAATAACTCCTAGTTAGTTTGTGGTCACAAAGTTTGTTAGATGCACAAAACTGAATTGGGAGACAACTGGCCATTAACTGCTCAAACTCTAATCTCGTTGTTTGCAATAGTTTCCTCCGTAAGAAGTGAGATTAGGTGAGAAGATGATTATTTACACATGAATACCTTCTGTCTTGCTTGATATGTCATTATAAACTTAAGGATGCAGTGAATTGTAAATGCAGTGAATTATAAAGGATACTTTCTCTTACAGTGGTAACCACTGGTATCAAAAATGGATGCCCagatataaaataaaatgaaattctGATGATATTGTATACTATTATTAGACAATTCTTGGAAAATGTCTTGATGCTTTTCCAGATTCTTCAGGGATTAGTGGATGTCCGGGTCCCACACAATGACTTTTATCGAGAGGGTTTGTAATGGACCATTCTAACCATTAACAGCAACAATACTGGAATTGGATATAAATTGCAAATACACATTATACAGATACAAACAGCACATACATTGCCCAGATAAGTGACTTTGCATGTATTTCACTCTCCCATAGTGTTCATGGAGATTGTTGGAGAAGAGTCCAGGCATTCCTTGCATGAAAACATGCACTTAATATCCACACCACTGCAAGTTATTTGGGGAAAACATGATCAGGTATATTACAAACCTTTCGACCTTACCTGGTTAGGACAGAATAACCATCTGTTAGTGGTGGGCCAAAACTTTGAAATGTCGACTTTGTTATTAATTGATGTCAATAATGGAGAATTACTAACTTGATTTTAGTTGCACAGAAGATGTGAAGGTGGTTAGAATTGTGTGCAATAATGGTTTACACATGCAATGATAACAGTTTGAGAAGTAGAAgactgattggtggaaaggtaAGGAAAAGGTGCCCTACATTGTAGATCCAATAAGAGTTCCAAATGTAACAGGGAAgttacaccaggcgcgtaaccaaagtcctttaaggcaagtccctccactcggcggccatttgacaacgctttttgggcactcgtagggcatccatttcggcagaaatgcacgtgcacaaggcttcaagacaccaatcttgctccagcggcgagatcacaacacatgattggcacgatgtcttcacaacacaccatatgattggctcaatgtattcacatcacaccacatgattggctcaatgtattcacatgtcaacgttttgccgaggaaggggtgggatatgtgtagacaacggccatattggcgtgacaaactagccccatgcatttctatggagtattttttgagtgctgtgtctccacattagaaagtctctggcgtaactgaagcgttctgttcgcAACGCGT
Above is a genomic segment from Alosa sapidissima isolate fAloSap1 chromosome 4, fAloSap1.pri, whole genome shotgun sequence containing:
- the abhd6a gene encoding monoacylglycerol lipase ABHD6 isoform X2 — its product is MCTQNATSRLICKYTIEEYAIVLRRGTAMDLDVVNMFVIAGSTLAIPILAFMASFLLWPAALIKVYYWYWRRALGLQVAHAEYKGYQFCYSHRGKPGNRPSILMLHGFSAHKDMWLSVVKFLQKNVHIICVDMPGHGGTTRTSAVDYSIEGQVKRIRQFVESTDLNKKPFHLVGTSMGGNVAGLKYPTESNFVKSLRELEKTQDTQSIPLIPSTTEEMEEMLKLCSFVRFKIPQQILQGLVDVRVPHNDFYREVFMEIVGEESRHSLHENMHLISTPLQVIWGKHDQVVDVSGASVLAEALPGCQVDLLDKCGHSVVMERPRKTAQLIMDFIITQQNAGCASSKKLS
- the abhd6a gene encoding monoacylglycerol lipase ABHD6 isoform X1 codes for the protein MCTQNATSRLICKYTIEEYAIVLRRGTAMDLDVVNMFVIAGSTLAIPILAFMASFLLWPAALIKVYYWYWRRALGLQVAHAEYKGYQFCYSHRGKPGNRPSILMLHGFSAHKDMWLSVVKFLQKNVHIICVDMPGHGGTTRTSAVDYSIEGQVKRIRQFVESTDLNKKPFHLVGTSMGGNVAGVYAARFPADLCSLTLICPAGLKYPTESNFVKSLRELEKTQDTQSIPLIPSTTEEMEEMLKLCSFVRFKIPQQILQGLVDVRVPHNDFYREVFMEIVGEESRHSLHENMHLISTPLQVIWGKHDQVVDVSGASVLAEALPGCQVDLLDKCGHSVVMERPRKTAQLIMDFIITQQNAGCASSKKLS
- the abhd6a gene encoding monoacylglycerol lipase ABHD6 isoform X3 produces the protein MDLDVVNMFVIAGSTLAIPILAFMASFLLWPAALIKVYYWYWRRALGLQVAHAEYKGYQFCYSHRGKPGNRPSILMLHGFSAHKDMWLSVVKFLQKNVHIICVDMPGHGGTTRTSAVDYSIEGQVKRIRQFVESTDLNKKPFHLVGTSMGGNVAGVYAARFPADLCSLTLICPAGLKYPTESNFVKSLRELEKTQDTQSIPLIPSTTEEMEEMLKLCSFVRFKIPQQILQGLVDVRVPHNDFYREVFMEIVGEESRHSLHENMHLISTPLQVIWGKHDQVVDVSGASVLAEALPGCQVDLLDKCGHSVVMERPRKTAQLIMDFIITQQNAGCASSKKLS